A genomic region of Miscanthus floridulus cultivar M001 chromosome 3, ASM1932011v1, whole genome shotgun sequence contains the following coding sequences:
- the LOC136543545 gene encoding LRR receptor-like serine/threonine-protein kinase EFR, with translation MPLVRIRCRLLHLQLLLLLLSSAVTGNSGDEGALLAFKAKISHHFGVLDSWNQSASHCNWEGVTCSKRHPSRVVALDLSAQGLTGTIFPAIGNLTFLLSVNLSTNALQGEIPPSIGSLRRLQRIDLSENMLTSVIPSNISLREMYIFSNKGLQGSIPAEIGNMPSLSVLMLFNCSITGTMPPSLGNISRLTKLSLSMDYPYLAVLQLSINNLSGSLPPSLLSNGPTYRLSIYLSVYKDSLFLVNRTVVTQCSLQFLESFPYSSTVFFP, from the coding sequence ATGCCGCTCGTGAGAATCAGATgccgcctcctccacctccagcTGCTGTTGTTGCTGCTCTCCTCAGCTGTGACGGGCAACAGCGGCGACGAGGGAGCTCTTCTCGCTTTCAAGGCCAAGATCTCCCACCACTTCGGCGTGCTGGACTCGTGGAACCAGAGCGCCAGCCACTGCAACTGGGAGGGCGTCACCTGCAGCAAGAGACACCCGTCGAGGGTGGTAGCTCTGGACCTCAGCGCCCAGGGGCTGACCGGCACCATCTTCCCTGCCATTGGCAACCTCACCTTCCTGCTCTCAGTGAACCTGAGCACCAACGCCCTTCAAGGAGAGATCCCTCCCAGCATCGGCTCCCTGAGGCGCCTCCAGCGCATTGACCTCAGTGAGAACATGCTTACCAGTGTCATCCCGAGCAACATCAGCCTCCGTGAGATGTACATCTTCAGCAACAAGGGGTTGCAGGGAAGCATCCCAGCTGAGATTGGAAACATGCCATCGCTCTCTGTTCTGATGCTGTTCAACTGTAGCATCACCGGAACCATGCCGCCATCTCTCGGGAACATTTCCCGGTTGACCAAGCTATCATTGTCGATGGACTATCCATATCTGGCTGTCCTTCAACTCTCCATTAATAATCTCTCAGGTTCACTTCCACCTTCGCTGCTGTCCAACGGTCCAACCTATCGtctctctatctatctatctgtctatAAAGATTCTTTGTTTCTGGTGAACCGCACTGTAGTTACACAGTGCTCCCTCCAGTTCCTAGAATCATTTCCCTATTCATCCACAGTGTTTTTTCCCTGA